A single region of the Sus scrofa isolate TJ Tabasco breed Duroc chromosome 16, Sscrofa11.1, whole genome shotgun sequence genome encodes:
- the FAM71B gene encoding protein FAM71B, protein MKRTMSSECLLPYYTANSYRSMGVFNTSMGDLQRQLYKGGEYDIFKYAPMFESDFIQISKKGEVIDVHNRVRMVTVGIASTSPILPLPDVMLLARPTKVCEEHVRYTRPTKGRGRKPAKTLELTRLLPLKFVKISIHDREKQQLRLKLATGRTFYLQLCPSSDAREDLFCYWEKLVYLLRPPVESCSSTPTLQTGDVTTEDDKSLLLVKHHRERDQDEVELQKLRDVSGAGSGAYVGGEGIQHVPQGSDLAKKSAEGAAAAGTTEGLGLAVAGSRMSTGGGVAVAGVGTGSTTGAVSLAATKSTGTSQVSMALAGATTKSSGESRASKAIAGAANISSEGTNLALVGAASTSSMGGDSPESSTSLVFAGTVTTGSPAAGRAEGQAAPPLVSTLQSEGYMCERDGSQKVSHPSTGARKEKKERRERKDKSSSRKSSRHRRTGESHHRTGGDKTRKSSSHRSLSDHGNRDDKKEKGQSGTRGRGRGSHKGGSRSSTTKEGRATHKLGKSRSTTSSGTLSKKSSKITSFFRSIRVIPGSKTAVTHDREVDFVAQAVEKRNLEARVEKAPVGQDLEICGTMRSETMETIIIETKSI, encoded by the exons ATGAAGAGAACCATGAGCAGTGAATGTTTGTTACCTTATTACACGGCCAACAGCTACCGTTCAATGGGTGTGTTCAATACTTCCATGGGGGACCTGCAACGACAGCTGTACAAGGGGGGAGAGTATGATATTTTCAAGTACGCACCCATGTTTGAGAGCGACTTTATCCAAATCAGCAAGAAAGGAGAGGTGATTGACGTCCACAACCGAGTCCGAATGGTGACTGTGGGCATTGCATCCACCAGCCCCATCCTCCCACTACCTGATGTCATGTTGCTGGCCCGACCAACGAAAGTCTGCGAAGAGCATGTCCGATACACCCGGCCCACCAAGGGGAGAGGTCGCAAGCCCGCCAAGACCCTAGAGCTCACCAGGCTGCTTCCCTTGAAGTTTGTTAAGATCTCCATCCACGACCGCGAGAAACAGCAGCTGCGCCTGAAGCTTGCCACTGGCCGTACTTTTTATCTGCAGCTGTGCCCCTCTTCAGATGCACGAGAAGATCTCTTTTGCTATTGGGAAAAGCTTGTCTATCTCCTGAGACCACCAGTAGAGAGCTGCAGCAGTACCCCAACGCTCCAAACTGGAGACGTGACAACAGAGGATGACAAAAGCCTATTATTGGTAA AGCACCACAGAGAAAGGGATCAGGATGAGGTTGAGCTTCAGAAGCTTCGGGACGTGTCTGGAGCAGGCTCTGGTGCTTACGTCGGGGGAGAGGGAATCCAGCATGTGCCCCAGGGCTCAGATCTAGCCAAGAAAAGTGCcgaaggagcagcagcagcaggcaccactgagggcctgggcctggctgtAGCAGGGTCCAGAATGAGCACTGGAGGAGGAGTGGCAGTGGCGGGGGTGGGAACAGGCTCTACCACGGGCGCTGTGAGCTTGGCGGCAACCAAGAGCACAGGCACCAGCCAGGTGAGCATGGCCCTAGCGGGAGCTACCACCAAAAGTTCTGGAGAAAGCAGGGCCAGCAAGGCCATTGCGGGTGCTGCCAACATATCCTCGGAAGGTACGAACCTGGCCCTCGTGGGTGCTGCCAGCACATCCTCAATGGGCGGGGATAGTCCAGAGAGCAGCACAAGCTTGGTGTTTGCAGGCACGGTGACCACCGGTTCGCCTGCTGCAGGAAGAGCCGAAGGCCAGGCTGCACCCCCCCTCGTCTCCACCTTGCAGAGTGAAGGCTACATGTGTGAAAGGGATGGAAGCCAGAAGGTCTCCCACCCCAGCACTGGAGCccggaaggaaaaaaaggaaagaagagaaaggaaggacaaGTCTTCATCTAGGAAAAGTTCCCGCCATCGCAGGACGGGTGAAAGCCACCACAGGACAGGAGGGGACAAGACCCGGAAATCATCCTCCCACAGGTCCTTATCCGACCATGGGAACAgagatgacaaaaaagaaaaggggcagAGCGGCACCAGGGGCAGAGGACGTGGCTCTCACAAGggtggcagccgcagctccaccACCAAGGAGGGGAGGGCAACTCACAAGCTGGGCAAGAGCAGGTCTACCACCAGCTCGGGTACCTTAAGTAAGAAATCCAGTAAGATCACCTCTTTCTTCAGGAGCATCAGAGTCATTCCTGGTTCAAAAACAGCGGTCACACACGACAGAGAGGTAGACTTTGTGGCTCAGGCAGTAGAGAAACGCAACCTAGAGGCCAGGGTAGAGAAAGCCCCGGTGGGCCAGGACCTGGAGATCTGTGGTACCATGAGGTCCGAGACGATGGAGACCATCATCATTGAGACCAAATCCATTTAG